In Seonamhaeicola sp. S2-3, the genomic window AATGAAAAATCAACTTTTTGCATTAATCTTATTATGTATTTCAATCCCTTTGAATGCTCAAATTTTCACCCAAGATTTTGAATCGTCGTCATCTATATTAGATTATATAAACGACAAGCCAAATGATGGCGAACTCAGTGATATAAGCAATAGTTCCTTAGTAACTGCTAGTATTACAAATGGGGCTCTTAGATTTACTAAGACTGGAAGATACCCATCGTATTTTTATCGAACACCTGGTCTGCCTTTAGTGCCCGAACCTACCTTTATGCAAATGCAATTTGATTTTGAGGTGACTAATAATGATCCAACAGATGATTTGGATGCTTCTTTAAAGCGTAGAGAAATTCCTTTTTATTTTGGACCTAATTTTGATGCTTCAGGTACGGCTTTAGCTAATGTTCACAGTAGATTTGGATTAGGAATTAGTACTACAGAGGGTAATTTTTATTTGAAAATATTGGATAATGGTAGTACAAAATCGGAAGATTTTTCAGGAAATCAAACCATTACTTTTATTGTAAACAACTCAGGTAGCATGCAAACCTACTTAGCCCCAGATGGAAGTTCTGAATCTATTGGTGATGATACTTGGGAAATTTGGGTAGGCACAACTAAAGTATTTAACGATGTGGCTTCAAAAAATCCAGATTTAGGGTTGGGGAGCTTTAAATTTCAATACAACTCGTTTTTGCCAATGGCAACAATGGATTTTGATAATTTTGAGTTTAAAGATTTCTTATCTAATCCAGTTTCAGGTGGCCCACAGTCGCTCGTTCACCCACATATATGGGTTTCAGATTCGGATAAACAGGATATCCTCGATAATATAGCACAATATGATTGGGCTAGCAGTATGTTTAATCAGTTAGTAAATAGACAGGCTACCTTAAAAAGCATTCATTCTTCTAATCCAAGTTTTATAATAAGCCGAATACCAGATATACCAGGAGATCGAACTGTACACAGAGGGCGCCTCAATACAGCAGCAGAATCTTCTTTTTTATATTATCTTACTGGAGATGAGCAATATGCACAGTTATCGGCAGATATTCTATATCAATATGTTAAAATGTTAAGTGTACAAGATGTCTCATTTGAGTTTTATTCTTCGTCTAATTTTAACCACTTAATTCCACCACGTGAATTATTTACTCGTGTTGCAATGACATATGATTTTGTACAGCCATTCTTAAAAAAAGGAAGCACAACAGTTTATGATATAGATAGCGATACACGTGTTCCGTTTGATTTTGATATGTCGCAAGAAGCTTTTGAGGTTATGGCCGATAATGTTATAGATCTTGGTGGTAATAATTCTAACCATCCTGTTTTGGAACTACCAGGAGCGCTTTATAGCGTTATGTGTATGGAGTACGACGCAGTAAGAGATTCTTATTTCGACAAACTATTAAATGGAGCCGCAAATTCTAAACAACCTGGAATTAATTGGATGTTGGATAGGTTTAGTGAAGAGGATCGTTTATGGCCAGAATCTACTGGTTATGCCAAATTTACGCATGCTTTGTTTCTTCAAATGATGAATATCGTGGATATGTATAAGCCAGAGCTTAATATTATTGACAATAATAAAGATTTATTAGAAAGTATCTTTATTTATGAAAATTTCTTATATCCAAACGGTTTAACTATGGCTTATGGAGATATAGGCAGAAGTTTTGTCGATCATGCAAAAATCTTTATAACCGTATTAAAAATTGCCGATAGAAAAGGCTATACCGACATAAGGGAAAGGGCAATCTCTACACTTAAAAGAATATATGATAGAGAGGGGGGGTATAATCCCGTTATTGAGACTGATAATTTAGAGTGGCAAAATCCATTACAATTATTATGGGGCGTAAATTTAGACCCTGAAATAAGTGACGCTGGAGAACCGCGATATGGTACAGTTAAAGCGACTCATGCTGGGGTTGTGATGCAAAGAAATTATTCTGGTGTTGATGATGTAGAAAATGGATTGATGTATTATACAGGAGGAGGTACTTATGTGCATGCGCATGCTACAGGATTGGATATGGAGCTTTATGGCGCAGGATATGTTATTGGTCCAGATTTTGGAGGAGCTTCTAATGGTTATGGAACTGATTTGCATGAACAATATGCCGTTTCTTATGCTGCACATAATACAATTATTGTAAATGGGACTTCTGGTAGAGGGCCTAAAACTAATGGGAATGTAACTTGGCAAAATATTGTAGACCCTATAGTTTTGGAGGCTAGTGAACCTGCTGTTTATGCAGAGCCTATAGCTGATAATTTTAGTTTTTCTACACAGTTTTTAGATGATAATCAAAATAATTTAGACCAACAGCGTACCAATAGCATTATTAGAACAAGCCCTACTACGGGGTATTATGTTGATATTTTTAGATCAATTTCTAATACAACCAACAACTATCATGATTATTTGTTTCATGGGTTAGGTGATGTGATGCAAATGAAAACAGGTGACAACCTTTTACCATTAACCAATACACCAAACCGCTATCAAAATGATGTGGGAGATGATAGAAAACAACCTGG contains:
- a CDS encoding T9SS type A sorting domain-containing protein: MKNQLFALILLCISIPLNAQIFTQDFESSSSILDYINDKPNDGELSDISNSSLVTASITNGALRFTKTGRYPSYFYRTPGLPLVPEPTFMQMQFDFEVTNNDPTDDLDASLKRREIPFYFGPNFDASGTALANVHSRFGLGISTTEGNFYLKILDNGSTKSEDFSGNQTITFIVNNSGSMQTYLAPDGSSESIGDDTWEIWVGTTKVFNDVASKNPDLGLGSFKFQYNSFLPMATMDFDNFEFKDFLSNPVSGGPQSLVHPHIWVSDSDKQDILDNIAQYDWASSMFNQLVNRQATLKSIHSSNPSFIISRIPDIPGDRTVHRGRLNTAAESSFLYYLTGDEQYAQLSADILYQYVKMLSVQDVSFEFYSSSNFNHLIPPRELFTRVAMTYDFVQPFLKKGSTTVYDIDSDTRVPFDFDMSQEAFEVMADNVIDLGGNNSNHPVLELPGALYSVMCMEYDAVRDSYFDKLLNGAANSKQPGINWMLDRFSEEDRLWPESTGYAKFTHALFLQMMNIVDMYKPELNIIDNNKDLLESIFIYENFLYPNGLTMAYGDIGRSFVDHAKIFITVLKIADRKGYTDIRERAISTLKRIYDREGGYNPVIETDNLEWQNPLQLLWGVNLDPEISDAGEPRYGTVKATHAGVVMQRNYSGVDDVENGLMYYTGGGTYVHAHATGLDMELYGAGYVIGPDFGGASNGYGTDLHEQYAVSYAAHNTIIVNGTSGRGPKTNGNVTWQNIVDPIVLEASEPAVYAEPIADNFSFSTQFLDDNQNNLDQQRTNSIIRTSPTTGYYVDIFRSISNTTNNYHDYLFHGLGDVMQMKTGDNLLPLTNTPNRYQNDVGDDRKQPGWRWYSDAKTSALTADAVSARFDLQFDNKYLHVNVPGGVNKEYTSALAPPTQEVSNGYDNKDTQMFIMRKYGEAWDEPFVAIYEPSGNSQSTISSTEYIYNQGKVVGVKVVSNLNGQEIIDYVLSNDDDNVTINLTDLDINFTGRFAVVRTQVKTGTTDVSLYLGKGQELTFIDQTITGDTDGKAYLEYSLDYQLSNNQVDFNDENIAVYPNPTSGAFNVNVPSSYTSLGFEVYNVQGQLVKSGKKRVENGKVNLNLFDSPNGIFFLKLDLNKPVYAKIIKN